The Spirochaetaceae bacterium DNA window CAGGATCCCGATAGACCGTGGCGGTAGCCGGCATCGCGCCGAGAGCGGCGCGGCGCCCGGCCGGCAAGGCGCGGCGAACGAGCCGATCGGCCATGGGTGAGCGAGGAGCGAGCCAACCTGCCGGGATGCATCGCCGCTGGAGTGCAACCGGTGTTTCGCCGCGGTCCGCCGCGGCCTGCGCGCCGCCGCGCCGATGTTGCGCTATGTAGTCCGCCGCCTGCTGCTCACCATCCCCACCCTGTTCCTGGTGGCGACCATCGTGTTCCTGCTGCTGCGGCTGGTGCCCGGCGACATGGTGGACACGGTGATGGCGCGGCTGGCGGTGCTCGGCGGCACGGTGGACCGCGCGGCCCTGGAGCGCGCGTTCGGGCTGGACGCCCCGCTGCACGTGCAGTACGTCCGCTGGTGGGGCGACCTGCTGCTGCGCGGCAGCCTGGGCATCTCGATGAACTCGGGGCAGCCGGTGGTGCCGCTCATCCTGGGACGGCTGCCGGTGACCATCGAGCTGGGCCTGCTGGCGATCGCGGTGTCGGTGGCGATCGGCCTGCCGGTGGGCATCTACTCGGCGCTGCGGCAGGACACGGTGGGCGACTACGCCGGGCGCAGCCTGGCGATCCTGTTCGTGGCCGCGCCGAGCTTCTGGGTGGCGACGCTGGTGATCCTGTACGCGTCGCTGTGGTGGGGGTGGTCGCCGCCGCTGGAGCTGGTGCCGCTGGCGCGCGACCCGATCGGCAACCTGCGCATGTTCATCCTGCCGGCGTTCATCCTCGGCATGGTGATGGCCGGCACCACGATGCGGATGACGCGCACCATGATGCTGGAAGTGCTGCGCCAGGACTTCATCCGCACCGCCTATGCCAAGGGGTTGCGCGAGCGGCTGGTAGTGGTCGGCCACGCGCTCAAGAACGCGCTGATCCCGGTGGTGACGATCGTGGGCGCGGACCTGACCGTGCTGATCGGCGGCGCCGTGATCATCGAATCGATCTTCGCCCTGCCGGGCACCGGGCGGCTGATGGTGGACGCGCTCAAGGTGCGCGACTACGCGCTGGTGTCGGGCGTGAACCTGGTGTTCGCGGTGGCCGTGGTCGGCGCCAACCTGCTGGTCGACCTGTCGTACGCGTTTCTCGACCCGCGCGTCCGCTACCGTTGACCGTGCGCCAAGGGCCGAACGAGCGCGGCGCGGCGAGCGCCTTTGTGCGCCGCTTCATGCGCGAGAAGCGGCTGGGGGTGGTGGGCGCGGTCATCGTGCTCATGCTGCTGGTGTGCGGAATCTTCGCCGACCTGCTCGCCCCCTACGGCATGGACGAAAAGAGCCTGCCCGACCGGTTCGCCGCCCCGTCGGCGCGCTACCTGCTCGGCGCCGACCAGGTGGGCCGCGACATTCTCAGCCGCCTGATCTACGGCGCGCGCATCTCGATGCTGGTCGGCCTGGCCGCCACCACCGTCACCGTGGCGGTGGCGGCGCTGGTCGGGGTGCCGTCCGGCTACTTCGGCGGCCGCTTCGACGTGATCACGCAACGGTTCGTGGACGCCTGGATGTCGTTCCCCGAGCTGCTGGTGCTGCTCACCGTGATGAGTATGGTCGGCCGCGGACAACTGCAGATCATCCTGGTCATCGGCATCTTCACCGGCATCCGCTGGACCCGCGTGGTGCGCGGCGCGGTGATCGGCATCAAGGAGAACGACTACTTCGAGGCCGCGCGGGCGGTCGGGCAGTCCCACCTGGGCATCATCGTGCGCCACGTCGTGCCCAACATCCTGGGCCCGCTGATCGTGATCTACAGCGTCAGCCTGGGGTGGGCGATCCTGGCGGAGGCGAGCCTCAGCTTCCTCGGCTTCGGCCTGCCCCTGGACGTGCCGAGCTGGGGCGGCATGCTCAGCGGCGAAGGCCGCCGCTACCTGGAGCGCAAGCCGGCCCTGGCGATGTGGCCCGGCGTCTGCCTGACCGTGGTGATCTACGGCATCAACATGCTCGGCGACGCCCTGCGCGACCTGCTCGACCCCCGCCTCGCCGGCCCCGGCCGCCCCCGCCCCGCCACCGGCGCATAGCGGCGCGACGACTGCGGATCTCCCCGGCGAGACCGGGAAGACGGCAGTCGATTTGACAGCCGGTGCGGGCCGTACTATCGTCACGCGCTATACAGGAGGTAGCCATGAAAGCATTCGTGGTTGGGTTCATCGCAGGACTGGTTGTGGTGGGCGGCGTGTGGGGCAGTCCCGCGGAGGAGACCGCCAGCGCGGCGTCGCAGGGGCCGAAGTACGGCGGCACGCTCGACGTTGCGATACCGGGAGCGCCGCATACGCTGGACTGGCAGTCCACGGTGTCGCACCCGTTGCCGCACATCATGGGGCACGTGTTTGAGGGACTGTTCGGCTTTACCCGGGAATTCGACGCCGCACCGGAACTGGCCGACTCGTGGGAGGCCAGCGACGACGGCACCGTGTGGACCATCCGGTTGCGCCCGGGGGTCAAGTTTCACAACGGCGACGAGCTGACCGCCGAGGACGTGGTGGCATCGCTGGAGCGCTGGCGGCGCGTGGGTCCGAAGGGACCGGCCCTCGACGAGCTGGAACGATTCGAGATCACCGACGATCACACCCTGTCGATGCACTTCTCGAGCCCCAAGGGACGCTTTCTGTTGCTGCTGCTCGGATCCGACGAGAACAAGGCGGTGATCATGCCCAAGGAGGTGGCCGAGGCGTCACCGGAGGCGGGCACGCTCAGTGAAGTGGTCGGCACCGGCCCCTACCGGTTCGTCGAGTACCGCGAGGACCAGTTCGTGCGCCTGGAGCGGTTCGCCGACTACACGGCCCGCGACGATGCGCCTGATTACCAGACGGGAAACAAGATAGCCTATCCGGACGAGTTGCTGTTCTGGATCGTGCCGGAAGCGTCGACCCGCGTAGCCGGGCTGGAATCGGGTGAGTACGACATCATCACCGGCGTCCCCGACGCGGAGTTCCAGCGGCTCGCCGGCGCCGACGGCGTCGTGCCGGTCAAGAACGGACCCGGCGTACTGCTGTACATGATGTTCAACCACCAGCATGGGCCCACCGCCGACATCAACTTCCGGCGCGCCGTGCAGGCCATCATGGACGCGGAGAAAGTGGTGGCGGCAGCGGTGGCCGACCCCGAGTTCGCCACCGTCAATCCGAGCTTCTATCCGCCGGAGAGCGCCTACAACACGGACGCCTGTGCGGATCTCTACAACCAGGTGGACGCCGACAAGGCGCGCGAGTACCTGGCCGCCTCCGACTACGCGGGCGAGAAGGTGATCATCCAGACCATCTCCAGCTCGGAGAGCCACGTGCGCACCGGCCTGTCAATCGCCGAGCAGTTGCAGTCGATCGGCATCAACGCCGAGATGGTGCAGTACGACGTGCAGACCTGGGTGGCCAAGCGGCGCGATCCCAACGAGCTCAACATCTACACCTCCGGCGGGTACTGGATCGATCCATCGCTCTACCACCCGGAGTTCAACGGGACCTTTCCGTCGACGGAGGTGGGTTACTACCACGACGAGACCGAGGAAGTGTTCCGCGGTCTGGCCGCGGAGACCGAATTCGACGCGCGCTATGCCCTCGGCGAAGCGCTGCAGTGCGAGTTCTACAACAAGGTGGCCACCATCAACCTCGGCTACCAGTACCGGCTGTTCGCCAGGCGCGACGTGATACAGGACCCGGAGGGTTACCTGGCCTTGGGCAACCCGACGTTGCACCACGTGTGGATTGACGAGTAGCAAAGGGCGCATGGTGCCGGCGCCGGCCGACACGCCGCCGATCGCGGTGTGCCGGCCGCGCGCTTCGCGCACCGGGCGTGAACACGTTCAACGGCCAAGGCGTGCGCGGGCCGCCGCCGCTGGCGCGCACGCGGACGTGATCGCGCACTAGCAC harbors:
- a CDS encoding ABC transporter permease, whose product is MLRYVVRRLLLTIPTLFLVATIVFLLLRLVPGDMVDTVMARLAVLGGTVDRAALERAFGLDAPLHVQYVRWWGDLLLRGSLGISMNSGQPVVPLILGRLPVTIELGLLAIAVSVAIGLPVGIYSALRQDTVGDYAGRSLAILFVAAPSFWVATLVILYASLWWGWSPPLELVPLARDPIGNLRMFILPAFILGMVMAGTTMRMTRTMMLEVLRQDFIRTAYAKGLRERLVVVGHALKNALIPVVTIVGADLTVLIGGAVIIESIFALPGTGRLMVDALKVRDYALVSGVNLVFAVAVVGANLLVDLSYAFLDPRVRYR
- a CDS encoding ABC transporter permease, encoding MRQGPNERGAASAFVRRFMREKRLGVVGAVIVLMLLVCGIFADLLAPYGMDEKSLPDRFAAPSARYLLGADQVGRDILSRLIYGARISMLVGLAATTVTVAVAALVGVPSGYFGGRFDVITQRFVDAWMSFPELLVLLTVMSMVGRGQLQIILVIGIFTGIRWTRVVRGAVIGIKENDYFEAARAVGQSHLGIIVRHVVPNILGPLIVIYSVSLGWAILAEASLSFLGFGLPLDVPSWGGMLSGEGRRYLERKPALAMWPGVCLTVVIYGINMLGDALRDLLDPRLAGPGRPRPATGA
- a CDS encoding ABC transporter substrate-binding protein — encoded protein: MKAFVVGFIAGLVVVGGVWGSPAEETASAASQGPKYGGTLDVAIPGAPHTLDWQSTVSHPLPHIMGHVFEGLFGFTREFDAAPELADSWEASDDGTVWTIRLRPGVKFHNGDELTAEDVVASLERWRRVGPKGPALDELERFEITDDHTLSMHFSSPKGRFLLLLLGSDENKAVIMPKEVAEASPEAGTLSEVVGTGPYRFVEYREDQFVRLERFADYTARDDAPDYQTGNKIAYPDELLFWIVPEASTRVAGLESGEYDIITGVPDAEFQRLAGADGVVPVKNGPGVLLYMMFNHQHGPTADINFRRAVQAIMDAEKVVAAAVADPEFATVNPSFYPPESAYNTDACADLYNQVDADKAREYLAASDYAGEKVIIQTISSSESHVRTGLSIAEQLQSIGINAEMVQYDVQTWVAKRRDPNELNIYTSGGYWIDPSLYHPEFNGTFPSTEVGYYHDETEEVFRGLAAETEFDARYALGEALQCEFYNKVATINLGYQYRLFARRDVIQDPEGYLALGNPTLHHVWIDE